ACATCTTGAGCAGTAAAAACACCCACAAATTCATCCATTGGGACACCGGACCACCCCTAAAAGAGACACCGAATGAACCGAACCACCATATACGAGTCCAAACAcataaagaaaataaagaaacaaACACTGAGATCAAATTAAGTCTTAAATGAGATCGAACACCGAGTCGATTTAATACATAGAAAATAAATCAAGTCTTAAAGGAGAACACTTAGTCGAATTAATACAGAGAAAATAAACATACGAAAGTCACAGCTATTCCAACAATACAATAAACTGAAACAATGCCAAATGCTAGTACTATTGCCTCCTCGGCTCCTTGTTAGCCATCAAATACCTCCAGCTCCTCAAGGGGATCCTCCGGCAGCTCCTCCGGCAGCTCCTCCGGCGGCTTGGTTTACCTGCACACGGGCTCTCTGGCGGTGGGGTCTAGCCCTATTCGCTGCCCAGTCTACAAGAAATTCATTTGCCCCATATATTTCCCCACAATAGGCTTCAACTATCAAACTATGCCTAAGCACACTAAGGCCATTTCCTAGCATGCTTCTACTCTTGTCTCCATCTGAATTTTGGTATATCCATAATGTCTCTTTGGGCTCATTTCCCATGAATAGAGAATCATCCTTGTATTCACCTACAAGAACAACTGCATGGGTATCTTGTATCACAGTTCCTTGAATAAAAGTTGGAGCATCCCTACCCATGTATGGTGTTTCACCATCAATAGAAAAATCATCATGAACATTGAATACCACCACTATGGTAAAGAAGTTGAGTCGGGTTTTCATCGCATTTTCATCAAGATTAAAATGAAAACGTTGATCGATCCTTAATTTTAGACCATTCAATAATGGGGCACCATTGATCATTGCCTCTTCTAAGAGCTCCCAAATTTCTTTCATTTTTTCACCCGTCGCCGAAACTATTTCATCCTCCCAAACTTCATGATTTATCAACATCCCGGGAGGTAATGCAGTGCAAACAGGTGCATGCCAAGCATATGAAATCCTCAAGTTATATGCAATATGTGTGCTTACCGCGGCAATAGCACATGAACCTAAAAACATACAGTTTATTTAGAACAAATTATTATCCATACAAAACAGTACAATCAATAGATTCCTATGTAAACATGGTTTCCTAAATACAATAAGCACTATACAATGTATTTTTATTGAGTAAATACCtgaacatatatgaataaaaGATATGCAAAGGAGATAATCAAGAAGCTATTTGGAAGATTCATGTAATATTGTTAACTTGTCACAAGAAGATTTTAAATTAGGGTCACAGTCATCCCCTCTGATTTTCAGAACAAATATATTGCAAtggggtaattttttttttttttttttaattatcattATGATTATGTTGTCTCAATGTTTATTTTTCAACGATTTTGCAAATCAACTAAACCATGTTATCTTAGAATTTGTATACTTTATTCTGTGTTGGAGATCAAAAGTTCAAAACTTACCTCGACACTTTACGTATTTTGCATCTAGGAAACATTTTTTTTACAAAGCATATAAAAATGAAGAATATATGTGCCTATTAAAAATATATTAGCTCGACAAAATAATACTCTATACTGACTACAAAATAGAGAAAGTTATCATTTTTTGGTTTGGTTACTTTACATTCACGTTAATTTCGTACGTTCAAGATTTATGATTTCCGTTTCAAAAAAATATTATGTTCAAACTCCAATCTTCGTCACTAGAACCTTTGCTCTATAGCTACTCTAATGTCTCGTGGTTGTAAAGATTCGAGCATAAGCGTCTCGACAAACGTATATATACGTACTCAAGATTAATGCATGCAACTATGTTATGTTAAACTTCATGTACTCAAGATTAATGCATACAACTATGTTATAATCAAGCAACTAAACGACTATACATGCCACAGAGCAGTATTAAAGTATGAATAATCCAACAACAATTTACATGCCCTTATTTTAACTTAAGAGTATACTTTTATTTAATACCTTTATTACTTTTTATCATACGAAAACTAAAACAAAGAGAATATAATGTACAAAATAGCAAACACAATCAGCTACTTATGGATCTCAGACTCTCAGTATACCGGCGGAGacgatttttttttcttctaattcttagctaaaaataaaaaaaatctacAACTTTATGTAAATTAATTAAGTTTTATATTTTTTCCTTGGGATCCCGAAAAAAGAAAACTTTCTGTATCCGCTACTGTGTATATCGTCAAAGTGCAACAACCCCTAAGTAATTGATTCGACTAACCTTTGCGTTGTTGGATGGCAGGTTGGATAATTGGAGTAGAACCAGTAGGAGGAAGAGCATGATCCCATATAGACACTATATTATTATTGTTCCTAAATATGAACAAAATAAAGTCATTAAATAACAATGTGTTATTAGAAACTTAGAAATAAAGcctaaataaaattaaagaaatgTAAATAATTAAAGAAAGCCTTACCTTCGAGTTGGATTCATTGCAAAGAAGAATAATGAGATAGAGGGAAAAGAGATTGTAGGGAGGGTTAAAGGGTCTTAAGGATATGTGTATATAAATGCATGAGAAACTAGGTAACCAAATTAGTGTATGCTGCATTTATTTCATATATCTAACACTATGCATCGTCTCCTCACATCGACTTGTGCAAGTTTTTGTCTCTTCCACGGTGAAACAATTTATGtgttgagatttttttttttttcttttttaatggTCTTTTTAAGACGAATATATCCGTTTCAAAACGGAGTAAATATCATCAACTTGGATAGAACAACAAATATACGTGTCAATAAGCAAACGGGTCACGTCAGTTTGTACCCGATTATTTCGGATTTGTAAGAATTCAGGTCTGAGTCAGGTTATTTTGAGGCCTGTTATCGTCTAGTTATTTAGTGTAGGGATAATAATCGGCGTGTAACAAGAAAGGTTACAGGCATATCATATTGAATTGGGGTAAGTGAGTTTGGGTTACGGACTTACGGGTGAAGCTCAAGTTCTTAGTTTGATTGCTAGATTGGATACTTGGGTTTTTTTTATCGAGTAAATTTTGTTCGTTCAAACAATAAGCTTTTAGTCTCTAGATATTATTCAATTTTTATCCAATCTACCATATTTGTGTAAATAAATAAGGTGTTGGTTTGGATGGATTTATACCTCCATTGTAAATTATCATTGTTTACAACATTGTAAACAAGAATATGTGTTCTTACTTATATCATCTATACTAAACTAGATAATTATAACAATTAAGAACAACTATATGTTTATAATTAAATTACCAGAAATAAACATTTATTATGTTCATAATTTAATTATAAGAAATACATTTATAAAAAGGCGTTA
The Silene latifolia isolate original U9 population chromosome 11, ASM4854445v1, whole genome shotgun sequence genome window above contains:
- the LOC141615365 gene encoding uncharacterized protein LOC141615365; the encoded protein is MNPTRRNNNNIVSIWDHALPPTGSTPIIQPAIQQRKGSCAIAAVSTHIAYNLRISYAWHAPVCTALPPGMLINHEVWEDEIVSATGEKMKEIWELLEEAMINGAPLLNGLKLRIDQRFHFNLDENAMKTRLNFFTIVVVFNVHDDFSIDGETPYMGRDAPTFIQGTVIQDTHAVVLVGEYKDDSLFMGNEPKETLWIYQNSDGDKSRSMLGNGLSVLRHSLIVEAYCGEIYGANEFLVDWAANRARPHRQRARVQVNQAAGGAAGGAAGGSP